In the Primulina eburnea isolate SZY01 unplaced genomic scaffold, ASM2296580v1 ctg739_ERROPOS11973397, whole genome shotgun sequence genome, one interval contains:
- the LOC140822003 gene encoding uncharacterized protein: MERRKPPTSTSDLLSWSDPTPAAAHSSASRSAPRPNQPSDGIAKLLFGGQISEEEAEILNRRKPCSGYKMKEMTGSKIFATDGENGDSEPGKFDGNFNGRTSVRIVQQAANGISQISFGTEERISPKKPTSVHEVAKQRELSGTLENESESKLKKLLSDAKCKELSGNNIFGPPPKIPPRSLASARNVEPQESRDMGEPAPRSLRTSVKVSNPAGGQSNILFGEEAEVKVPKKIHDQKFAELTGNDIFRGEVLPGSAEKPLSEAKLKEMSGSNIFEDGKVESRDYFGGVRKPPGGESSIALV, from the exons ATGGAGAGAAGAAAGCCTCCCACTTCCACCTCAGATCTGCTCTCCTGGTCGGACCCTACGCCCGCCGCCGCCCACTCTTCCGCTTCCCGCTCCGCCCCACGTCCTAACCAG CCGTCGGATGGAATTGCCAAGTTGTTGTTTGGAGGTCAGATCAGCGAAGAGGAAGCCGAAATTCTTAATCGGAG GAAACCTTGTTCGGGCTATAAAATGAAGGAGATGACTGGAAGCAAAATATTTGCGACTGATGGAGAAAATGGTGATTCAGAACCTGGTAAATTTGATGGTAATTTTAATGGCCGAACTTCTGTCCGTATTGTGCAg CAAGCTGCCAATGGAATAAGCCAGATATCATTTGGCACCGAAGAAAGAATTTCTCCTAAGAAACCAACTTCTGTCCATGAGGTTGCGAAACAgcgtgaattgagtggaacacTAGAAAATGAGTCAGAAAGCAAACTCAAGAAGCTTCTGTCTGATGCTAAATGTAAGGAGCTTAGTGGGAATAACATCTTTGGCCCTCCTCCCAAAATTCCTCCTCGATCTTTGGCATCTGCACGCAATGTGGAACCACAAGAAAGCAGAGATATGGGCGAACCCGCTCCACGAAGTTTACGCACTTCTGTCAAAGTTTCTAAT CCTGCTGGAGGTCAAAGCAACATCTTGTTTGGTGAGGAAGCTGAGGTGAAGGTACCAAAGAAAATCCATGACCAGAAGTTTGCCGAGTTGACAGGTAATGACATATTCAGAGGAGAAGTTCTTCCAGGATCTGCTGAGAAGCCATTGAGTGAGGCCAAGTTGAAAGAAATGAGTGGCAGCAACATATTTGAAGATGGCAAGGTTGAGTCGAGGGATTACTTTGGTGGTGTCCGCAAGCCCCCTGGTGGAGAGAGTAGCATCGCGTTGGTTTAG
- the LOC140821978 gene encoding uncharacterized protein produces MARVQQSYRNKVPFLCLLFLIFFASTLVCAYTRNQPKTSEILGRRRMLSETEDEDQPIIKKKTSPSTAKNQTKIVKPSSGSLKNQTKLLKTTNIIGLFKNQTKVSKFLSDSSNKTKIAKVTNLDPITDSGSTLKSQLQKLNSTSKKSSSNSTTAKTSSLLTKKSSDLPKVTSSKNKTTKAELEKGVTDPKSKSPGKDLPNKTQKQPNLSWLDQEDDDDLVSEFRELPSKFQETIMPDLEKISKTSQVYLTRYNKEFTKGFKPYVGNKYAPTIASLVSFAFILIPLILVSLIFNRIKAYFSLQKLLIFIQVYLSIYFTILCLSSLVTGLEPLKFFYATSRSTYVCVQVLQTLAYVLYLLLLLMYLILVFSTETGLATKVLGLAQTFVGFAVGLHYYMTVFHRAVLHQPPKTSWKVHSLYATCFLVICLFGRVEWRKKAYLHEGGEEGKKS; encoded by the coding sequence ATGGCTCGAGTCCAACAATCCTACCGCAACAAGGTACCTTTTCTTTGTCTACTCTTCCTAATTTTCTTCGCTTCTACTTTGGTCTGTGCCTACACTCGAAACCAACCAAAAACATCTGAGATTCTTGGTAGAAGAAGGATGTTATCAGAGACAGAGGATGAAGATCAGCCTATCATAAAGAAAAAAACCAGTCCGAGCACAGCCAAAAACCAAACAAAAATTGTCAAGCCATCTTCAGGTTCACTAAAGAACCAAACCAAGCTCCTCAAAACCACTAATATCATTGGTTTATTCAAAAACCAAACCAAAGTTTCCAAGTTTCTCTCTGATTCATCCAACAAAACCAAGATCGCCAAAGTTACCAATTTGGATCCCATTACAGATTCCGGTTCAACCCTCAAATCCCAGCTCCAGAAACTTAATTCCACCTCAAAAAAATCATCCTCAAACTCAACTACCGCAAAAACTAGCTCACTTTTAACGAAGAAATCTTCAGATCTACCCAAGGTGACCtcatccaagaacaaaacaaccAAAGCCGAGTTGGAAAAGGGTGTCACCGACCCCAAATCCAAAAGCCCCGGTAAAGACCTACCCAATAAGACCCAAAAACAGCCAAATCTTAGTTGGCTCGATCAAGAAGATGACGACGACCTGGTTTCTGAGTTCAGAGAACTCCCATCGAAATTTCAAGAAACGATAATGCCAGACTTGGAAAAGATCTCCAAAACCTCACAAGTTTACCTCACCAGATACAACAAAGAATTCACCAAAGGATTCAAGCCATATGTGGGCAACAAATATGCACCCACCATTGCTTCTCTAGTCTCGTTCGCCTTCATTTTGATCCCTTTAATCCTCGTGTCACTCATTTTCAATAGGATCAAAGCTTACTTTTCGCTTCAAAAACTCTTGATTTTCATCCAAGTCTACCTCTCGATATACTTCACAATACTCTGTTTATCTTCACTGGTCACTGGTCTCGAGCCGCTTAAGTTCTTCTACGCAACCTCCCGGTCCACGTATGTGTGTGTACAGGTGCTGCAGACTCTTGCATATGTATTGTACCTGCTGCTTCTGTTGATGTACCTGATTCTTGTGTTCTCGACTGAGACTGGGCTGGCCACCAAGGTATTGGGCCTGGCACAAACATTTGTGGGCTTCGCAGTCGGTCTGCATTATTACATGACGGTGTTTCATAGAGCGGTGCTGCATCAACCGCCAAAGACAAGTTGGAAGGTCCACTCCCTGTACGCCACGTGTTTCCTGGTGATTTGTCTGTTCGGTAGGGTTGAATGGAGGAAGAAGGCTTATTTACACGAGGGGGGTGAAGAGGGTAAAAAGAGTTAg
- the LOC140822190 gene encoding uncharacterized protein produces MVQPDEEEVWRVFADGASSLAGCGVGVVIVSLPGEKIKLALRIDSRVTNNEAEYEVVLAGIRAAREVGASWIILYSDSQLIAQQIKDVYEAKDDRTLKYLQLIRAQAEIFADWSIEQISREENGEADALAKMTASLSEVSTREVLHISRLILSTEEVILPAPKDSWTTPLIKFIGNNELPEDKAQAQKIKRQAPRFVLLNKVLYMRSFKEPLLKFLSEKEVDYVLREIREGFCVEHLEGISLARKTMLAGFLWPILSQDSARVVQACEGCQHHSNFHHISATLMKRIWASCPFDQWSMDIVGPFPIAWAQKKFLLVAVDYFSKWVEAEPLANITE; encoded by the coding sequence ATGGTCCAACCCGATGAAGAGGAAGTATGGAGAGTATTCGCGGATGGGGCGTCTAGCCTTGCTGGGTGTGGGGTAGGGGTTGTGATAGTATCTCTCCCAGGAGAGAAGATCAAATTGGCACTAAGGATTGATTCCCGGGTGACCAATAATGAGGCCGAGTATGAGGTTGTTCTTGCTGGTATCCGAGCTGCTCGGGAAGTTGGAGCTTCCTGGATTATTCTGTACTCTGATTCACAGCTAATCGCCCAACAGATAAAGGACGTGTATGAAGCTAAAGATGACAGGACGCTAAAATACTTGCAGCTCATTCGAGCCCAGGCAGAAATATTTGCGGATTGGAGTATTGAACAAATATCCCGGGAGGAGAATGGCGAGGCAGATGCTCTGGCAAAAATGACTGCTTCGTTGTCAGAAGTTAGCACCCGAGAAGTTTTGCATATTTCCCGGTTGATCCTTTCCACCGAGGAAGTGATATTACCAGCACCCAAGGACTCTTGGACGACACCTTTGATTAAGTTCATCGGAAATAATGAACTACCCGAGGACAAAGCTCAAGCTCAGAAAATTAAAAGACAAGCTCCCAGGTTTGTTCTCTTAAATAAAGTTTTGTACATGAGATCATTCAAGGAACCTCTATTAAAATTCTTGTCTGAGAAAGAAGTGGATTATGTCCTTCGCGAGATTCGTGAAGGGTTTTGTGTTGAGCATCTCGAGGGAATATCTTTGGCCCGGAAAACAATGCTTGCTGGGTTCTTGTGGCCGATTCTTAGTCAAGATTCTGCTCGGGTGGTCCAGGCTTGTGAGGGCTGTCAACATCATTCAAATTTTCATCACATTTCGGCCACTCTCATGAAGCGTATTTGGGCATCTTGCCCCTTTGATCAATGGAGCATGGATATTGTTGGTCCTTTTCCAATTGCTTGGgctcagaagaaattcttgcTAGTAGCTGTTGATTATTTTTCCAAGTGGGTAGAAGCTGAGCCCTTAGCTAATATCACTGAGTAG